From a single Sphingosinicellaceae bacterium genomic region:
- a CDS encoding leucyl aminopeptidase family protein: protein MTDFAALLRSGTDTARQIELVTGGGLDAWRTGLSERARAGVAAARFKGKPGEVVILPGDAPGDWSAAAGIGTDGLADPWALASAAAKLPGGTYRLASGEPGTAGLGWVLAQHRFTRYKKAEDAEPRVLLSNDINAVRDAVRLAEAVSLVRDLVDTPAGDLGPSELAAAIQGQGRSFGATVTVITGEALRDGFPAVHAVGRAAAQAPRLVELTWGDPAHPRLTLVGKGVTFDSGGLNMKSGAGMALMKKDMGGAAHALALARLVMQADLPVRLRLIVPAVENAVDGNAFRPGDVLTTRAGLTVEIGNTDAEGRLVLADALTYAQEAATPDGGPDWLIDFATLTGAARVALGPELAALFVNNDSFADTLFEGATIMYDPLWRLPLWPGYRDMLKSGIADLNNAPEGGFAGAITAALFLERFVRNGQRWAHIDTFAWTPSAKPGRPKGGEALGLRAVWRAVLTKYSTNS, encoded by the coding sequence CGGTACGGACACCGCGCGCCAGATCGAGCTCGTTACCGGCGGTGGCCTCGACGCATGGCGCACGGGCCTCAGCGAGCGGGCGCGGGCGGGGGTCGCGGCGGCGCGGTTCAAGGGCAAGCCTGGCGAGGTCGTCATTCTGCCCGGCGATGCGCCCGGGGACTGGAGCGCCGCCGCCGGGATCGGCACCGATGGCCTCGCCGATCCGTGGGCGCTGGCCAGCGCTGCCGCAAAGCTTCCGGGCGGAACCTACAGACTGGCGAGCGGCGAGCCGGGTACGGCGGGCCTCGGCTGGGTGCTCGCCCAGCATCGCTTCACGCGCTACAAGAAGGCCGAGGATGCCGAGCCGCGGGTGCTGCTCTCGAACGATATCAACGCGGTGCGCGACGCTGTTCGGCTGGCCGAGGCCGTCTCGCTGGTCCGCGACCTTGTCGACACACCCGCCGGCGACCTCGGCCCGTCCGAGCTTGCGGCGGCGATCCAGGGCCAGGGTCGGAGCTTCGGCGCGACGGTCACGGTCATCACCGGCGAAGCGCTGCGTGACGGTTTCCCGGCTGTCCATGCGGTCGGGCGCGCGGCGGCGCAGGCTCCGCGGCTGGTCGAACTGACCTGGGGCGATCCGGCGCATCCCCGGCTGACCCTTGTCGGCAAGGGCGTCACCTTCGACAGCGGCGGCCTCAACATGAAGTCGGGTGCCGGCATGGCGCTGATGAAGAAGGACATGGGCGGCGCGGCGCATGCGCTCGCGCTGGCGCGGCTGGTCATGCAGGCCGACCTGCCGGTGCGGCTGCGGCTGATCGTCCCGGCGGTCGAGAATGCGGTCGACGGCAACGCCTTCCGCCCCGGCGATGTCCTGACCACCCGCGCCGGCCTGACCGTTGAGATCGGCAATACCGACGCGGAGGGCCGGCTGGTCCTCGCCGATGCCCTGACCTACGCCCAGGAGGCCGCGACGCCGGACGGCGGACCCGACTGGCTGATCGACTTCGCGACGCTGACCGGTGCCGCGCGGGTCGCCCTCGGCCCCGAGCTCGCCGCGTTGTTCGTGAACAATGATAGCTTCGCAGACACCCTATTTGAGGGTGCGACAATAATGTACGATCCGCTATGGCGATTACCGTTGTGGCCGGGTTACCGGGACATGCTGAAGTCGGGTATCGCCGACCTCAATAATGCGCCGGAAGGGGGCTTTGCCGGAGCGATCACCGCGGCATTGTTCCTGGAACGCTTCGTCAGGAACGGGCAGCGCTGGGCCCATATCGATACGTTCGCCTGGACCCCGTCTGCGAAGCCGGGACGACCGAAAGGTGGTGAAGCTTTGGGGTTGCGGGCCGTCTGGCGCGCGGTTTTGACGAAATATTCAACAAACAGCTAA
- a CDS encoding MarR family transcriptional regulator codes for MRIEATENAASEGLSSWMGTLIGYVQSARPDLTNRQMALLLVVYLTDGPHTVRGLAARLKVSKPVVTRALNTLGALGYLRRQKDESDLRNIFVERTPQGTAFLDEFERLIARTEGRARH; via the coding sequence ATGCGTATCGAAGCTACGGAGAATGCCGCGTCGGAGGGTCTGTCCAGCTGGATGGGGACACTGATCGGCTACGTCCAGTCGGCGAGGCCGGACCTGACCAATCGCCAGATGGCGCTCCTTCTGGTCGTCTACCTCACCGACGGACCGCACACGGTGCGTGGTCTCGCGGCAAGGCTCAAGGTTTCGAAGCCCGTGGTAACCAGGGCGCTCAACACCTTGGGAGCGCTCGGTTATCTGCGCCGCCAGAAGGACGAAAGCGACCTTCGCAACATCTTCGTCGAGCGTACTCCCCAGGGTACGGCGTTCCTCGATGAGTTCGAGCGGCTCATTGCTCGCACCGAAGGCCGCGCTCGCCACTAG
- a CDS encoding C40 family peptidase codes for MSSSGSLLAPKAALATRQVRLAGVTPALDRRVNAFRSDLADIALAGRVIAPRYAAPVVMRCRRPVAPIYGAPDAGSVCISELLWGEDFDVFDRVAGWAWGQCVLDRYVGWVSEGALGARDAAPTHTVTAPQALLFAAPSIKAPVSATLPLGSAVTATDHDDSFLGVGEAFLHRRHVQPLTGDTVDLGRAFIGTPYRWGGRTRDGLDCSGLIQAVLSAHGVACPRDSDQQFAAFPTVALEDRRRGDLVAFPGHIGVLVDAEHLLHANAFHMTTLVEPLAVVTAKLEPLHETPVLGVVRPPCGTMGASL; via the coding sequence ATGAGTTCGAGCGGCTCATTGCTCGCACCGAAGGCCGCGCTCGCCACTAGGCAGGTGCGCCTCGCTGGCGTGACCCCGGCGCTCGATCGCCGCGTCAACGCATTCCGCAGCGACCTCGCTGACATTGCCTTGGCGGGTCGCGTGATTGCGCCACGCTATGCCGCGCCGGTCGTGATGCGCTGCCGGCGTCCGGTCGCCCCGATCTACGGCGCTCCCGATGCAGGCAGCGTCTGCATCAGCGAGCTTCTGTGGGGCGAGGACTTCGACGTTTTCGACCGGGTCGCGGGCTGGGCGTGGGGCCAGTGCGTCCTCGACCGCTACGTCGGCTGGGTTTCGGAAGGTGCGCTGGGTGCGCGCGACGCTGCGCCGACTCATACGGTTACAGCCCCGCAAGCGCTGCTGTTCGCGGCTCCCTCGATCAAGGCACCGGTGTCCGCGACCCTCCCGCTCGGGTCCGCCGTCACCGCGACCGACCACGACGACAGCTTCCTTGGCGTCGGCGAGGCCTTTCTGCACCGGCGCCACGTCCAGCCGCTGACCGGCGATACAGTCGATCTCGGCCGTGCCTTTATCGGCACCCCGTACCGCTGGGGCGGCCGGACCCGCGACGGGCTCGACTGCTCCGGACTGATCCAGGCCGTGCTGTCGGCACACGGTGTCGCCTGCCCGCGGGACAGCGACCAGCAGTTCGCAGCCTTTCCGACTGTGGCCTTAGAGGACCGCCGTCGCGGGGACCTCGTCGCATTTCCGGGGCACATCGGCGTACTCGTCGACGCCGAGCATCTGCTGCACGCCAACGCCTTTCACATGACGACGCTGGTCGAGCCCTTGGCGGTCGTTACGGCGAAGCTTGAGCCACTGCATGAAACGCCGGTTCTCGGCGTCGTTCGCCCCCCTTGTGGCACCATGGGAGCGTCGCTATAG
- the dksA gene encoding RNA polymerase-binding protein DksA, with translation MRESDDGEVPSVVAGVEVPTGYRPSAGEEFMNPRQLAYFRGKLLDWKDDILREAAGTLATLQVESLREPDVTDRASSETDWGIELRTRDRQRKLISKIDAALRRVETGDYGYCEVSGEPIALQRLEARPIATMTLEAQERHERTEKVTREE, from the coding sequence ATGCGGGAGTCGGACGACGGCGAAGTCCCGTCGGTCGTCGCCGGTGTCGAAGTGCCGACCGGGTATCGCCCGTCTGCCGGCGAAGAGTTCATGAATCCGCGGCAGCTCGCGTATTTCCGCGGCAAGTTGCTCGACTGGAAAGACGACATCCTGCGCGAGGCGGCTGGCACGCTGGCGACGCTGCAGGTTGAATCGCTGCGTGAGCCCGATGTCACCGACCGCGCCAGTTCCGAGACCGACTGGGGCATCGAGCTCCGCACCCGCGATCGCCAACGCAAGCTGATCAGCAAGATCGATGCCGCGTTGCGCCGCGTCGAGACCGGCGACTACGGCTATTGCGAGGTCAGCGGCGAGCCGATCGCCCTACAGCGCCTCGAGGCCCGCCCGATCGCGACGATGACGCTGGAGGCGCAGGAGCGCCACGAGCGGACGGAGAAGGTGACGCGCGAGGAATGA
- the queF gene encoding preQ(1) synthase, whose protein sequence is MTEPLHLGRPSALPASPDVAVLDYPANPRAGTDYLVRFAVPEFTSLCPVTGQPDFAHLVIDFCPAATIVESKSLKLFLGSFRNHCGFHEDVTVGIGQRLVAEMAPKWLRIGGYWYPRGGIPIDVFWQSGPIPAGLWVPDQGVAGYRGRG, encoded by the coding sequence ATGACCGAACCGCTTCACCTGGGCCGCCCCAGCGCCCTGCCCGCCTCGCCCGACGTGGCCGTGCTCGACTATCCCGCCAACCCGCGCGCCGGCACCGATTACCTGGTGCGCTTCGCGGTGCCGGAGTTCACCTCGCTGTGCCCGGTCACCGGCCAGCCCGACTTCGCGCACCTGGTCATCGACTTCTGCCCGGCCGCGACCATCGTCGAGTCGAAGTCGCTGAAACTGTTCCTCGGATCGTTCCGTAATCACTGCGGTTTCCACGAGGACGTGACCGTCGGCATCGGCCAGCGGCTGGTGGCGGAAATGGCGCCCAAGTGGCTCCGCATCGGTGGCTACTGGTACCCGCGCGGCGGCATCCCGATCGACGTGTTCTGGCAGTCCGGGCCGATTCCCGCGGGGCTGTGGGTCCCGGACCAAGGCGTGGCGGGGTACCGTGGGCGGGGGTGA
- the sseA gene encoding 3-mercaptopyruvate sulfurtransferase, with translation MTPLVTTEWLAAEIGKSDLRVIDATLIPPGESGEARAAFEAAHIPGAVFFDLDEIVDNSSELPHMLPLPEKFASRMQALGLGDGSRIVVYDNSPLHSSARAWWMLTLFGAHEVSILDGGLAKWQAEGRAIESGRPIVRHRHFTVWADKKSVRTQAQMHDILRSKAEQIVDARSAGRFTGTEPEPRAGLRSGHIPGSKNLPIAKLFNDDGTWKQGDALTAAFTEAGVDISKPIVTTCGSGVTASVIYFGATLLGAKNLALYDGSWAEWGASASNPVVTGAV, from the coding sequence ATGACCCCCTTGGTGACGACCGAATGGCTCGCGGCCGAGATCGGCAAGAGCGACCTTCGCGTCATCGATGCGACGCTGATCCCGCCGGGCGAGTCCGGCGAGGCGCGTGCCGCATTCGAGGCTGCCCATATCCCGGGCGCGGTGTTCTTCGACCTCGACGAGATCGTCGATAATTCGAGCGAGCTGCCGCACATGCTGCCGCTCCCTGAGAAGTTCGCGAGCCGAATGCAGGCGCTCGGCCTCGGTGATGGCAGCCGCATTGTCGTCTACGACAATTCGCCGCTGCACTCGTCGGCGCGGGCGTGGTGGATGCTGACCCTGTTCGGCGCGCACGAAGTCTCGATCCTTGATGGCGGTCTCGCCAAGTGGCAGGCCGAGGGCCGCGCCATAGAGTCCGGGCGGCCGATCGTCCGCCATCGCCATTTCACCGTCTGGGCCGACAAGAAGTCGGTCCGCACCCAGGCGCAGATGCACGACATCCTGCGCTCCAAAGCCGAGCAGATCGTCGATGCGCGTTCTGCCGGGCGCTTCACCGGAACCGAGCCGGAGCCGCGTGCGGGCCTGCGCAGCGGCCACATCCCCGGCTCCAAGAACCTGCCGATCGCCAAGCTGTTCAATGACGACGGCACCTGGAAGCAGGGCGACGCGCTGACCGCAGCCTTCACCGAGGCGGGCGTCGACATCAGCAAGCCGATCGTCACCACCTGCGGCTCGGGCGTCACCGCGTCGGTCATTTACTTCGGCGCGACGTTGCTCGGGGCCAAGAACCTCGCGCTCTACGACGGCAGCTGGGCGGAGTGGGGCGCGTCCGCGTCGAACCCGGTCGTCACCGGAGCGGTGTGA
- the metC gene encoding cystathionine beta-lyase: MSKGPGDYGPATRLAQAGRRREWTYADEHRGVVNPPVWRASTVLFDSLAALDASIKAPDDGLNYGRRGTPTQWALEEALTGLEPGAAGTKLFPSGVASLAAALLTVVSAGDHLLVTDSAYDPTRLFADRVLKRMGVETTYYDPMIGAGIDALVRPNTRAILLEAPGSLTFEVQDVPAIVAVAKARSLATVLDNTWATPLLLPAIGLGIDLSMQAVTKYVGGHSDLMMGAVTAAPAWWGRLKETTYRLGQHVAPDDAALALRGLRTLALRMTEHEANGLAVARWLQTHPAVERVIHPALPGCPGHEFWARDFKGASGLFAFTLRQGTRADTGPLIDHLAHFGIGFSWGGFESLILPVEPNRVRTATRFESAGPLVRLHIGLEDVADLIADLDAGLARYTAQFA; this comes from the coding sequence GTGAGCAAGGGTCCGGGCGACTACGGCCCCGCGACCCGCCTCGCGCAGGCTGGGCGGCGCAGGGAGTGGACCTACGCCGACGAACACCGCGGCGTCGTCAATCCACCGGTGTGGCGCGCCTCGACGGTGCTGTTCGACAGCCTCGCCGCGCTCGATGCCAGCATCAAGGCACCCGACGACGGCCTCAACTACGGCCGTCGCGGCACGCCGACCCAGTGGGCGCTGGAGGAAGCGCTGACCGGGCTCGAACCGGGCGCGGCGGGCACCAAGCTGTTCCCGAGCGGGGTCGCGTCGCTCGCGGCGGCGCTGCTGACGGTGGTTTCGGCGGGCGATCACCTGCTGGTCACCGATTCGGCCTATGATCCGACGCGGCTGTTCGCCGACCGCGTGCTCAAGCGCATGGGCGTCGAGACGACCTACTACGATCCTATGATCGGCGCGGGCATCGACGCGCTGGTCCGGCCGAATACGCGCGCTATCCTGCTCGAAGCGCCGGGCTCGCTGACCTTCGAGGTGCAGGACGTGCCCGCGATCGTCGCGGTCGCGAAGGCGCGCAGCCTGGCGACGGTGCTCGACAACACCTGGGCGACGCCACTGCTGCTGCCCGCGATCGGCCTCGGCATCGACCTCAGCATGCAGGCCGTGACCAAGTATGTCGGTGGCCACAGCGACCTGATGATGGGCGCGGTGACGGCGGCCCCGGCGTGGTGGGGGCGGCTCAAGGAGACCACCTACCGGCTCGGGCAGCATGTCGCGCCCGACGACGCGGCGCTGGCGCTGCGGGGCTTGCGGACGCTGGCACTCCGGATGACGGAGCACGAGGCGAATGGCCTCGCCGTTGCGCGCTGGCTGCAGACGCACCCGGCGGTCGAGCGGGTCATCCATCCGGCGCTGCCCGGCTGCCCCGGCCACGAGTTCTGGGCGCGCGACTTCAAGGGGGCGAGCGGGCTGTTCGCCTTCACGCTCAGGCAGGGCACGCGCGCCGACACCGGGCCGCTGATCGACCACCTCGCGCATTTCGGCATCGGTTTCAGCTGGGGCGGGTTCGAGAGCCTGATCCTGCCGGTCGAGCCCAACCGCGTCCGCACCGCGACGCGCTTCGAGAGCGCCGGGCCACTGGTACGCCTGCACATCGGCCTGGAGGACGTCGCCGACCTGATCGCGGACCTCGATGCGGGCCTCGCGCGCTACACCGCGCAATTCGCGTGA
- a CDS encoding phytoene/squalene synthase family protein, whose amino-acid sequence MRVTDAVLVAAKASIAAGSKSFALASKLFAPAERDLATLLYAWCRHCDDVVDGQAAGFGQVERDGTPAARLARLEADTRAALAGKPPPEMPFQALARVAAATNMPERYPLDLIEGFRIDVEQRPFRTFDDTLTYCYHVAGCVGVMMAVVMGVLPDDHATLDRASDLGIAFQLNNIARDVVEDSMQRRRYIPDDWLASVNLQPNSYSFPPNRRQLSRLVTRLVNAAEDYEASARYGAAALPTRAAWAVLAAARIYGDIGRQVRDGGEAALEDRVVTSRSAKLGAVALAFGQALRRKRNQPVPAPSREGLWTRPQ is encoded by the coding sequence ATTCGCGTGACCGACGCCGTCCTCGTCGCCGCCAAGGCCAGCATCGCCGCCGGATCGAAGAGCTTCGCGCTCGCCTCGAAGCTGTTCGCGCCCGCCGAGCGTGACCTCGCTACTCTGCTCTACGCCTGGTGCCGGCACTGCGATGACGTTGTCGACGGGCAGGCCGCCGGTTTCGGGCAGGTCGAGCGCGACGGTACGCCCGCCGCGCGACTGGCCCGGCTCGAGGCCGACACCCGCGCCGCGCTGGCTGGCAAGCCGCCGCCGGAGATGCCTTTCCAGGCGCTGGCCCGCGTTGCCGCCGCGACCAACATGCCCGAGCGCTATCCGCTCGACCTGATCGAGGGCTTTCGCATCGATGTCGAGCAGCGCCCGTTCCGGACCTTCGACGACACGCTGACCTATTGCTACCACGTCGCCGGCTGCGTCGGGGTGATGATGGCTGTGGTCATGGGGGTATTGCCCGACGACCATGCGACGCTCGACCGGGCCAGCGACCTCGGCATCGCCTTCCAGCTCAACAACATCGCGCGCGACGTCGTCGAGGATTCGATGCAGCGCCGCCGCTACATCCCCGACGACTGGCTGGCCTCGGTCAACCTGCAGCCCAACAGCTACTCGTTCCCGCCCAACCGGCGGCAGCTTTCCCGCCTCGTCACCCGGCTGGTCAATGCCGCCGAGGACTATGAAGCGAGCGCCCGCTACGGGGCCGCCGCCCTGCCGACCCGCGCGGCGTGGGCGGTGCTGGCGGCGGCGAGGATCTACGGCGACATCGGCCGGCAGGTCCGCGACGGCGGCGAGGCGGCGCTCGAGGACCGAGTGGTGACATCGCGCAGTGCCAAGCTGGGTGCCGTGGCCTTGGCGTTCGGGCAGGCGCTCAGGCGGAAGCGCAACCAGCCGGTTCCGGCACCATCGCGCGAAGGCCTCTGGACGCGGCCTCAGTAG
- a CDS encoding sterol desaturase family protein has protein sequence MEGFAYVAHRWVMHGFLWSLHKSHHEPRHGAFEKNDWFAVMFAAPAITLIALGVYGGMPALTWIGAGITAYGAIYAGFHDVLVHRRFRHSWNPQGRYIKRIVQAHRLHHVVESKHGTVSFGFLVAPPVRTLLAQLEASGAGKIRGAKVREMASTEPVAG, from the coding sequence ATGGAAGGCTTTGCCTACGTCGCCCATCGCTGGGTGATGCATGGCTTCTTGTGGTCGCTGCACAAGTCGCACCATGAACCGCGTCACGGCGCGTTCGAGAAGAACGATTGGTTCGCGGTGATGTTCGCCGCCCCGGCGATCACGCTCATCGCGCTCGGCGTCTATGGCGGGATGCCGGCGCTGACATGGATCGGGGCCGGCATCACAGCGTACGGCGCGATCTACGCCGGCTTCCACGATGTGCTGGTGCACCGCCGCTTCCGCCACAGCTGGAACCCGCAGGGTCGCTACATCAAGCGCATCGTCCAGGCGCACCGGCTCCACCATGTCGTCGAGAGCAAGCACGGCACGGTCAGCTTTGGCTTCCTCGTCGCGCCGCCCGTGCGGACATTGCTGGCTCAGCTCGAAGCCAGTGGCGCAGGCAAGATCCGGGGCGCGAAGGTCCGCGAGATGGCATCGACCGAGCCGGTCGCCGGCTAG
- a CDS encoding PAS domain-containing protein: MTTQSANLAVHDAAASADAVLPDRRDLALLAVEKTRMPMVVSDARQADNPIVLANQAFLDLTGYTAGEIIGQNCRFMQGPETSQLALAQIRDDIVNRRDSLVEILNYRKDGSTFWNQLHISPLFDDQGELIYHFASQQDVTRNHDAMTLEAGEIALLREVDHRAKNALALVQGIVRLSRADNASDYAAAVQGRVDALALAHSLLADRRWQAVPLDSLVAGMIRGMGLTQVSAEGPAVGIAPGQVQPLALLLHELLGNALRHGGLSVPEGKLEIVWRPDPGHVAITLSESGGPSPAEDRPPGFGLTVINAVTARQLRGKVSFDWQPTGLTSEVTIPWEASVA; the protein is encoded by the coding sequence TTGACCACCCAGTCCGCCAATCTCGCGGTTCACGACGCTGCCGCATCGGCGGACGCCGTACTGCCCGATCGCCGCGATTTGGCGCTGCTCGCGGTCGAAAAGACCCGGATGCCGATGGTGGTCAGCGACGCGCGCCAGGCCGACAATCCGATCGTACTGGCCAACCAGGCCTTCCTCGACCTGACTGGCTATACCGCCGGGGAGATCATTGGGCAGAATTGTCGCTTCATGCAGGGTCCCGAGACGTCGCAACTGGCGCTCGCCCAGATCCGCGACGACATCGTCAACCGGCGTGATAGCCTCGTCGAGATCCTGAACTACCGCAAGGACGGCTCGACGTTCTGGAATCAGCTCCACATCAGCCCGCTGTTCGACGATCAGGGCGAGCTCATCTACCACTTCGCGTCGCAGCAGGACGTTACCCGCAATCACGATGCGATGACGCTTGAAGCGGGCGAGATCGCGCTGCTGCGCGAGGTCGACCACCGCGCCAAGAACGCCCTCGCGCTGGTCCAGGGCATCGTCCGGCTCAGCCGCGCCGACAATGCCAGCGACTATGCCGCCGCGGTCCAGGGCCGGGTCGACGCGCTGGCGCTCGCTCACAGCCTGCTTGCCGATCGGCGCTGGCAGGCGGTGCCGCTCGACAGCCTCGTCGCGGGGATGATCCGCGGCATGGGGCTGACGCAGGTCTCCGCGGAGGGTCCCGCCGTCGGTATCGCGCCCGGGCAGGTTCAGCCGCTGGCGCTGCTCCTCCACGAGTTGCTCGGCAACGCGCTGCGCCACGGCGGGCTGTCGGTGCCGGAGGGCAAGCTCGAGATCGTCTGGCGGCCCGATCCCGGCCATGTCGCGATCACGCTCAGCGAAAGCGGTGGCCCCAGCCCGGCGGAGGATCGCCCGCCAGGCTTCGGCCTGACCGTGATCAACGCCGTGACTGCGCGCCAGCTGCGCGGCAAGGTCTCGTTCGACTGGCAGCCGACCGGGCTTACCAGTGAGGTGACGATTCCCTGGGAAGCGTCGGTGGCCTGA
- the uvrB gene encoding excinuclease ABC subunit UvrB, which produces MAAIQIRTSLAEPESTGPFTPHRPARPEKSEGGKRFELVTDYSPAGDQPAAIMELVAQAEAGERDQVLLGVTGSGKTFTAAKVIEAVQRPALVLAPNKILAAQLYGEFKSFFPNNAVEYFVSYYDYYQPEAYVPRSDTYIEKESSVNEAIDRMRHSATRALLERDDVIIVASVSCLYGIGSVETYSAMTFSLKKGQTSDRQEIIRKLVALQYKRNEAAFARGNFRVRGDSLELFPSHYEDSAWRIGFFGDEIESIVEFDPLTGKKITDLPSIKVYANSHYVTPGPTLKQASEAIRHELTERLKEMNIEGKLLEAQRLEQRTNFDLEMIAATGSCAGIENYSRFLTGRLPGEPPPTLFEYLPENSLLFVDESHVTVPQIGGMSRGDHRRKLTLAEYGFRLPSCIDNRPLRFEEWEAMRPQTVFVSATPGKWEMEATGGVFVEQVIRPTGLVDPPVEIKPVEDQVEDCIAEARKVAANGYRTLVTTLTKRMAEDLTEFMHEAGLRVRYMHSDVETLERIELIRDLRLGVYDVLVGINLLREGLDIPECGLVCILDADKEGFLRSETSLIQTIGRAARNVEGRVILYADHTTGSMERAIAETGRRRTRQEAYNLEHGITPTTIKRNISDVLADVSQRDSLTVDTGDEETPHLIGHNLKAYIADLEKQMQKAASDLDFEIAAAVRDQIRRLEQDELGLPPDQRKAPVQGRSMGGAPGTRTTRFAKMKQKSSKRFGGARR; this is translated from the coding sequence ATGGCCGCAATCCAGATCCGCACCTCGCTCGCCGAGCCCGAGAGCACCGGGCCGTTTACGCCGCACCGGCCCGCCCGACCCGAAAAGTCGGAGGGCGGCAAGCGCTTCGAGCTGGTCACCGACTACAGCCCGGCGGGCGACCAGCCGGCGGCGATCATGGAGCTTGTCGCCCAGGCGGAGGCCGGCGAGCGCGACCAGGTGCTGCTCGGCGTGACGGGGTCGGGCAAGACCTTCACCGCCGCCAAGGTCATCGAGGCGGTGCAGCGCCCGGCGCTGGTGCTGGCCCCCAACAAGATCCTCGCGGCGCAGCTGTACGGCGAGTTCAAGTCGTTCTTCCCGAACAACGCCGTCGAGTATTTCGTCAGCTATTACGACTATTATCAGCCCGAGGCGTACGTGCCGCGATCGGACACCTACATCGAGAAAGAATCCTCGGTAAACGAGGCGATCGATCGGATGCGGCACTCGGCGACGCGCGCGCTGCTGGAGCGCGACGACGTCATCATCGTCGCCTCGGTGTCGTGCCTGTACGGGATCGGCTCGGTCGAGACCTATTCGGCGATGACCTTCAGCCTCAAGAAGGGCCAGACGTCGGATCGTCAGGAGATCATCCGCAAGCTCGTCGCGCTCCAGTACAAGCGCAACGAGGCGGCGTTCGCGCGCGGCAACTTCCGGGTGCGGGGCGATTCGCTGGAGCTGTTCCCGTCGCACTACGAGGACTCGGCGTGGCGGATCGGCTTCTTCGGCGACGAGATCGAATCGATCGTCGAGTTCGACCCGCTGACCGGCAAGAAGATCACCGACCTGCCGTCGATCAAGGTCTACGCCAACTCGCACTACGTGACCCCAGGTCCGACGCTTAAGCAGGCCAGCGAGGCGATCCGGCACGAGCTGACCGAGCGGCTCAAGGAGATGAACATCGAGGGCAAGCTGCTGGAAGCCCAGCGGCTCGAGCAGCGCACCAACTTCGACCTCGAGATGATCGCGGCGACCGGCAGCTGTGCCGGCATCGAGAACTACAGCCGCTTTTTGACGGGCCGCCTGCCCGGCGAGCCGCCGCCAACCCTGTTCGAGTACCTCCCCGAGAATTCGCTGCTGTTCGTCGACGAGAGCCACGTCACGGTGCCGCAGATCGGCGGCATGTCGCGCGGCGACCACCGGCGCAAGCTGACATTGGCCGAGTACGGCTTCCGCCTGCCGAGCTGCATCGACAACCGCCCGCTGCGCTTCGAGGAGTGGGAAGCCATGCGCCCGCAGACGGTGTTCGTGTCGGCGACGCCGGGCAAGTGGGAGATGGAGGCGACCGGCGGCGTCTTCGTCGAGCAGGTCATCCGGCCGACCGGGCTGGTCGACCCGCCGGTCGAGATCAAGCCGGTCGAGGACCAGGTCGAGGACTGCATTGCCGAGGCGCGCAAGGTTGCCGCCAACGGCTACCGCACCCTCGTCACGACGCTGACCAAGCGCATGGCGGAGGACCTGACGGAGTTCATGCACGAGGCCGGACTGCGCGTGCGTTACATGCACAGCGACGTCGAAACCCTTGAACGCATTGAGCTGATCCGCGACCTGCGGCTCGGGGTCTACGACGTGCTGGTCGGCATCAACCTGCTGCGCGAGGGGCTGGATATCCCGGAATGCGGGCTGGTCTGCATCCTCGATGCCGACAAGGAGGGCTTCCTGCGCTCCGAGACCTCGCTGATCCAGACGATCGGGCGGGCCGCGCGCAACGTCGAGGGCCGCGTCATCCTGTACGCCGACCACACCACCGGCAGCATGGAGCGCGCCATCGCCGAGACCGGTCGGCGGCGGACGCGGCAGGAGGCATACAATCTCGAGCACGGCATCACGCCGACGACCATCAAGCGCAACATCTCCGACGTGCTGGCGGATGTCTCGCAGCGCGACAGCCTGACCGTCGACACCGGCGACGAGGAGACCCCGCACCTCATCGGCCACAATCTCAAGGCCTATATCGCCGACCTCGAGAAGCAGATGCAGAAGGCGGCGTCCGACCTGGACTTTGAGATCGCCGCCGCCGTCCGTGACCAGATCCGGCGGCTCGAGCAGGACGAACTCGGCCTGCCGCCCGACCAGCGCAAGGCCCCGGTGCAGGGCCGCAGCATGGGCGGCGCACCCGGCACGCGGACGACGCGGTTCGCCAAGATGAAGCAGAAGTCCAGCAAGCGGTTCGGGGGCGCGCGGCGTTAA